One part of the Haliotis asinina isolate JCU_RB_2024 chromosome 2, JCU_Hal_asi_v2, whole genome shotgun sequence genome encodes these proteins:
- the LOC137273828 gene encoding multifunctional methyltransferase subunit TRM112-like protein — MKLLTHNMLTSNIIKGVSKGYPLKILADKVEVKEVDFNPEFVSRMIPKLDWPALYSAASEVGHGENLPADVGENYETDQEFLKQAHHVLMQVEVIEGNLVCPESGRKFPISNGIPNMLLNEDEV; from the exons ATGAAGCTGCTAACACATAACATGTTAACATCTAACATCATCAAGGGCGTGTCGAAAGGGTATCCCCTTAAGATTCtg GCTGACAAAGTAGAGGTGAAAGAAGTGGACTTCAACCCTGAATTTGTGTCTCGAATGATTCCCAAGCTGGACTGGCCTGCTTTATATTCTGCAGCATCTGAG GTTGGTCATGGCGAGAATCTCCCAGCTGACGTAGGTGAAAATTACGAAACTGACCAGGAGTTCCTGAAACAAGCACACCATGTCCTAATGCAG GTTGAGGTGATTGAGGGCAATCTGGTGTGCCCCGAATCCGGCAGGAAGTTCCCCATCAGCAATGGTATCCCCAACATGTTGCTAAACGAAGATGAGGTGTAA